A window of Adhaeribacter arboris genomic DNA:
ACAGGTATTACGTTTCACGTTCTAGGTTATACGTTTGTAAACTGCTATCTATCAAAAATTTACTTACATTACTACTTATGCTTCATTTCAATCCGATACTCATTCGTATAAGTAACCCTGGTATTTTAGTTCATTAACTTCGGTTTATATGGAAGCACCCAGAGAAGAATATGCAGCTTTTGCACACGAGGATGCACATTATTTAACCGAGTGGCGAAACATAAAAGAATTTGAGATCTCTACTTTTAACTAGTATGCTTTCTTTTTCGGAATATTCTGGCTGCTTTACCGAAAGCTAAATATTTTATATAGTTACCGCAACTCTTCAAACGCATACTGGGCATCGCTCCAGAAGGCATCCAAGGCAATAATCCGGGGCTTGAAAAACGAAATCAAAGTTGGCCAATCGTCGCTGTTAAATACACTCACCTTAGAAATTTCCTGGTAAATACGACTAATAATCCGGCCGTTTTCGTCAGTGCTGTGTAAATCCCATTGCCATTCTTCGCCAACTATTTCTTCCAGCAAGGTTTTATGAAAGGTGAACTGTTCAAAAATTAATTCTTGCATTTCGGTATCCGGGTGAGTGATTTCAATGGCAATAGAAGCCGTTTTTTTATCAGCCCGCATCCGGAAATAAAGGTGTTTAAAACCGGTATTATAGTTTATCCAGTTGGCTTTTAAACCTTCCGCTGAAAGTACCGGAGTCATGTATTGGCCAAAGGCCGTCCAAAACGCTTGACGGAGTTGGGAGGCTTGTTCGCGGGTGTACATGCCAAGAGAATTTCTGTATAAATGGTGGTATACTTTAACTAATTAAATCCGGTTTTAAGATTTAGTTAAAAGGGGAGAAATTACAATTATAAAGAATAGTGAAAATTTCCTTCAATGTGAAAATGAATTTTAAACTTCATTTACGTAAAGCGATTCCAGTGCTTGATCGAGGTAATTATATTCAAAGGTAAAACCAGTTTGCAATACTTTGTTGGCACTTACCCGCGAGCCGCCTAGTACGGTTTCACTCATTTCTCCTAACATTAATTTTAACCCAAAGGCCGGTACTTTTAAACCGGAAAGGGGCTTATGCAGAATCTCGGCCAGGGTACGCGTAAATTCCTCGTTGGTAATTGGGTGTGGGGCTACCGCATTGTATACGCCACGGAACTGATGATCTTCGATAGCAGCAATAAACAGGCGGCATAAATCGTCCAGGTGAATCCAGGAAATATACTGCTGACCCGAGCCGAGCGGAGCACCAACCAAATACTTAATAGGTCTGGCTAATTGGGGCAAGGCACCCCCTTCTTTACTTAAAACAATACCTATCCGGAAAATAATGGTACGAATTCCCAACTGAGTAGCCTCATTAGCCGCGTTTTCCCAATCCCGGCATACATCCGCTAAAAAATCATTTTCGGCGTAGCTGCTTTCTTCGGCTACCAAACGTTCGCCGCTGTTACCGTAAATACCCACCGCCGAGGCAGAGATAAAGCCTTTCACGTGGTGCATCGTTTTTTGTAATTGATTTATCAGCAAGTTGGTGCTTAATATCCGGCTATCGCGAATTTCCTGCTTGCGTTTATCCGTCCATTTGCCATCGGCTACGCTCGCACCCGCCAGGTTAATAATATAATCGGTGTAGGTGAGGGCAGCTTCTTCAATGTAATTTTTATCGATATCCCATTTAAATGTTTGGTATTTCGAATGCTTCGAACTGCTCCGGCTTAGGTGAGCTACTTCGTAGCCCAAGTCGATGAGCATTTCCGAAAGACGGGTGCCAATCAGGCCCGTACCGCCGGTTATGAGTATTTTACCTGCCATGAAATTTGTTTACGCTGAACTCGGATACGTGAATTAGATTACTGAAACGAAACAACTCAACAAGTAGTAAATAGGCGCGGGAATAAGTAATAAGCCACAATATACAATAATTAATTATTAAATTTATATATATAAAAAATTATTTATTTAATTACCGCTATTTTTATTTTCGGATGTACTGTAAAAACTCCTGCCGGTACTTATCTTCCTGAAAAAGGCCCGAAAATTCGGTGGTAATAGTGCTGCTGCCTACGTCGTTTACTCCCCGGCTCATGACGCATAAATGGTCGGCTTCGATGTAAACGGCTACATTTTGAGTGTGGAGAACTTGCTTTAATTCATCGGCTATTTGCATAGTGAGGCGTTCCTGTACCTGCGGACGTTTGGCAAAATACTGCACAATCCGGTTTAATTTAGATAATCCCACCACATTTTTCTCCGGCATATAAGCCACGTGAGCTTTACCAATGATAGGCACAAAGTGGTGCTCACAGTAAGAATAAATGGTAATATCGCGCTCTACCAACATTTGATTATACGCGTACCGGTTTTCGAATAATTTCGCGTGCGGTTTATTTTCCGGGTTCAGGCCGCGAAATACTTCGTTAACGTACATTTTTGCTACGCGGTGGGGAGTACCCTGTAAGCTATCGTCCGTCAGATCTAAGCCTAGCGTATGCATAATCTCCCGGAAATAAAAAGTAATGCGCTCAATCTTTTCGGCATCGCTCAGGGCAAAAGCATCCGGGCGCAATGGGGTTTCTATGGCAGAATGAACGGATATAGGGTCGGTCTCTTCAGATTCCAAATCTAGTGGTATGTTAGGGGTGAGTGGTTTATCCATGGTATTCAACAAAATTGCGGTCGGTTTCAAACAAGGTAACAGATAATTCGTAGGCCGCCGAAATTTTCTCCCGTAGCAGGTTCCAGATCACGATAGCAATATTCTCGGCAGTAGGGTTTAAATTTTTAAATTCTTCGGTATCCAGATTTAAATTGTGATGGTCGAATTTAGCAAGGATCTCCGTTTGAATTAAATCGCTGAGTAGTTTCATGTCGTACACATAACCCGTGTCGGGGTTAATGGATCCGGTTAATTTAACCGTGAGGGAATAATTATGGCCGTGATAATTTGGATTATTACACTTGCCAAATACCCTCTGATTCATTTCGGGGCTCCAGGCTGGGTTATTCAGCCGATGAGCGGCATTAAAATGTTCTTTTCTGCAAACGGTTATTTTCATCAATAGAGCTTAACAGACTAAGGTAGTAAAATGTTCTGGTTATAAATTCTTTCGGCTACACCGTTTAAGTTATTATACGCAGCCGTTCTATTTGAATACAATAATTTAAAAAATCTGAATAAAATAAGCTTCTAATCCACTTTTTTAGAAGCTAGAATGGAAAATAAAAAACCCTCCTGCTTTTTAGCAGAAGGGCTTTTGTAGTAATAAAATATAGATTAAGCTATTTGGGCGTCTAACTTTTGTGCAAGAGCAGCTTTTGGCACGGCACCTACTTGTTTATCCACTACCTGACCATTTTTAAATACGAGCAGAGTAGGAATGCTACGAATACCAAACTTAGCCGATGTTTGCGGGTTAGCGTCTACGTCTACCTTACCAACTACCACTTTCCCTTCGTATTCGCCGGCTAACTGTTCTACTACCGGACCTACCATGCGGCAAGGTCCGCACCATTCGGCCCAAAAATCTACCAGTACAGGTTTATCAGAGTTAATAACTTCATCGAAGTTTGCATCGGTTATTTCAATTGCTTTGTGTGCCATAACTTTTTAATTAAGCATTAAGTTAAATAATTATTATAGAAATATAGGCTTCAAATATGGTTCCAAGCGGTATTACTGCCATATCGGCTTACTTCTTATAACTCCAAATCCAGGATTTGGTTTTAAAAAGAAGAAAAGTTTTGTAAATCTATCGTAAAAACACGATAAAAGCAAATATTTCTTTTGCCTGACAAGCTGGCCGATAATCCTGACAGTCTTTCAAGCAGCTTCAGGCTGGTGGTACCGCATCTTTAACTTAGGCGTGAGGTAAAGCTACTTAAATTGAATTCTATACCGACAAATTAGTGGGTAATCCGTCTAAACTTAGTAAATTTTTTTCCTGCATGTACGCTGCTAACCCATCAGCACCTTTTTTCTGCGCCCAATCAAAATGAATGTCGCGCTCACCCGTGTAATTATAAAGGGGCACTCCAAAGCCACAGGAAGTCTGGACCAGGTGAATATCGGCTACTATAATCTGGCGGGTGCTGGGGTGAATTTTAAAGTGAGGCGCATAGGTATTCCATTCTAGGGAATGGGGTAGTACCGTAAAACCCTTACCGTATAACCGCAAAATGTTGGGCGTACCCGCAAAGGAGCAAAACATAAAAGTGATGCGACCATTTTCTAGGGTATGCGCCGATGTTTCGTTGCCGCTGCTAATTAAATCCATGTACGCTACCTGGTTCTCCGACAAAACCCGGAAACAATCCAATCCTTTCGGCGACAGATTAATGTGCCCTTCCGGACTTAAGGGAGCGGTACTTACAAAAAATATGTGCTGATCTTGAATAAATTGCTGGTGCGCCGGTTTTATGGAGTCGTGAAATTTGCCCATGCGTATAATTCGTTTATGGCTGTGTTACGAAAAATAATAATAAGATAGGAGGGAAGCAACTATAGATTCTTGCCTTGTCCCGCCTCGGTGTTTGGCAAGTACAAACAACTAGATTTAAATACCTTTTTAAAGCCGATAAGATTATGAAATACGCCTTCGGCATAAAAGAACAAAGGATGAAATAACCATTAAAAAATTTTTGGCGGATGTAAAATAGTTGAATATAAGGGGAAGTCTGTAAAATAATAGGTATTTGATTACCTCTGTTTTAAGTTTAAATTCAGGCAATCTTAAAATTAACAATCCGCTACGTTATTTATGGAATTAAAAGCAGGCATCAAAACTTTTTATGCCGCCACGCGCGCAGAGTGGCGGCAGTGGTTGGAAGAGAATCACCAAAAAGAAAAATCGGTATGGCTCATTATTTACAAAAAAGAAAGTAAAGTACCTAGTGTGTATTACCCCGAGGCCGTAGACGAAGCCCTTTGCTTTGGTTGGATAGATAGTAAGGCCAATAAACGCAATGCTATTAGTTACTACCAGTTTTTTAGTAAACGAAAAACAAAGAGCAAATGGAGCCAGGTAAATAAAATTAAGATAGAAAAATTACTGGCTGATAATTTAATGGCTCCGGCGGGACTGGCCATTATAGAGGTGGCAAAACAAAACGGCTATTGGTCGGCTTTAGACGAAGTAGAGGCTCTTCTTATTCCGGAGGATTTGCAAAATGCATTGAATAATGATAAAAAGGCATTAGATAATTGGAATAAATTTCCGAGGTCGGCTAAACGGGCCATTTTAGAATGGATTTTGAACGCTAGACGCCCGGAAACCCGGGAAAAAAGAATTACAGAAACGGTAACTTTAGCTAATAAAAACCTCCGGGCCAATCAATCCCGTCCCTAAATAAAACCAGAAGTCTTCCCTATTTACATTTAGCAAATCTCGTATTCTAAATCCTATTTACGTTTTCTTTTTTTTAATGCGCACCAGGTATAATTTCACATTTTTCAAGAACTTTGAGTATACTATCTCCCGCAAAATATTTATGGCAGGTGGGAGTTAGATTAAACATCAATCTGAAATTATTTAGTATTTAATCGGAAAACTTTAACGATACTCGCTAAAATAGACTTATTCCGAACGGCAAGTTATTTTCCCTTATTCTTATAAATTAGATAACTATCATTGGTAAGCTACATTTAGTTATTAAAAATCTTAAATTTGAAGTCGTTTTTTAACCCATGTTCCGGAGCTTATGAAAAAACTTTTTTACGCTGGTATTTTAGGTTTTTTGTTGTTTGAAATTGCTAATGTATATTTTATCATGCCGATGCCGGGCAGCCAGGAAATGAATAGCATCACTTTAGCTTATTTTCTGTATTCCTGGCGCTGGTTATTCCGGATAATTTTCGCTTTTCTCATTATTGTAGGCTTTAGAAATGCCTATAAACGTTCCCGGATTGTCTCCGTGCTTTCTTTGGTTATCTTATCCGGGATTGTGTACGCCGCTAATTTTCAAATGGCGGCTGATGCTATGTTTCTATCTCCTAAAACCCTGCGCATGAGTAATGCCGATAACAACCAGGTAGATTTGAACCGGCAAGTGCTCGGAGTTGAACGTAACGGGGAAGCCAAAGCTTATCCAATCCAGTATTTAGGTTACCATCACCAGGTTTTAGATACCATTGCCCAGCGACCCATCATGATTACTTATTGTACCGTTTGCCGTACCGGGCGCGTGTTTGAACCAATTGTTAACGGAAAAGCGGAAACTTTTCGGTTAGTGGGTATGGATCATTTTAATGCTATGTTTGAAGATAAAACTACTAAAAGTTGGTGGCGGCAAGTAACCGGCCAAGCCATTGCCGGGAAATTAACCGGCCAGAATTTGCCGGAAGTAAAAAGTTCGCAATTAGCTTTAAACCAATGGTTAGAGCTTTATCCGAACAGCTTAATCATGCAACCTGACCAGGATTTTACGGCAGAATACGATAGTTTAAGTAATTATGAAACGGGTAAGCGCAAAGGAAAATTAACCCGCCGCGACACCCTTTCGTGGCAGGATAAGTCGTGGGTAGTGGGCGTTGTATCCGGCCAGGAAAGTAAAGCTTATGACTGGAATACTTTACTAAAAGAACGGATTATTTACGACGAACTAAACGGGCAGCCAATAGCCGTACTAGTTGCTAATGACAATAAAAGTTTTGCTGCTCTGCAACGCCTTACTAAAAACCAGAAACTTATTTTAAAAGGTAATACGTTGCAAGATCCTCTGAACAGTTATAATTTGCTGGGTGCCGCCCTCAATCCCTTAGTTCCGAGTCTGCCCAGATTAAACGCTTACCAGGAATATTGGCATAGCTGGCGAACGTTTCACCCCAACACTAAAAAATATGAATGATGGTTTTTAATAATGTGCTTTTATTAAGCTTCATGGATCAAAAGTAAAAGCTATCTTTTAAGCCCTTAGTCGTTTGCGCCTAAGTAAAGGTTAATTGTTTTATTTATTAACTCCGCTTCATTATTGTTTATTTGAGGCAAATAGTTTTAATCTATTCACTTGAGTTTTTATCAATCTATAAATAAACAAGTCCCGGGTTAACCTTAACCCGGGACTTGCAGCATAAAACAGAATATTGTGTGCTTTACAGTTATTTGTGCTTTACAGTTATTTTAGAATAATACCATCGGAAGCGGTTGCCGACATGATGCCCATTACATTTTTTACCTGCACTTTTACCCATTTTGAACCTACTCCGTTGGATAAAGTCCAAGGCCGGGTAGGAGCAATTGGTTCCCAGTTGGTCCAGGTGCTATTAGCATTGTCATAAAACCGCATGTGGGTGGCATTTACCGCTTTAATAGAAAGGGTGGCCTGGGT
This region includes:
- the trxA gene encoding thioredoxin, yielding MAHKAIEITDANFDEVINSDKPVLVDFWAEWCGPCRMVGPVVEQLAGEYEGKVVVGKVDVDANPQTSAKFGIRSIPTLLVFKNGQVVDKQVGAVPKAALAQKLDAQIA
- a CDS encoding pyridoxamine 5'-phosphate oxidase family protein, with protein sequence MGKFHDSIKPAHQQFIQDQHIFFVSTAPLSPEGHINLSPKGLDCFRVLSENQVAYMDLISSGNETSAHTLENGRITFMFCSFAGTPNILRLYGKGFTVLPHSLEWNTYAPHFKIHPSTRQIIVADIHLVQTSCGFGVPLYNYTGERDIHFDWAQKKGADGLAAYMQEKNLLSLDGLPTNLSV
- the folE gene encoding GTP cyclohydrolase I FolE produces the protein MKPTAILLNTMDKPLTPNIPLDLESEETDPISVHSAIETPLRPDAFALSDAEKIERITFYFREIMHTLGLDLTDDSLQGTPHRVAKMYVNEVFRGLNPENKPHAKLFENRYAYNQMLVERDITIYSYCEHHFVPIIGKAHVAYMPEKNVVGLSKLNRIVQYFAKRPQVQERLTMQIADELKQVLHTQNVAVYIEADHLCVMSRGVNDVGSSTITTEFSGLFQEDKYRQEFLQYIRK
- a CDS encoding YdeI/OmpD-associated family protein; translated protein: MELKAGIKTFYAATRAEWRQWLEENHQKEKSVWLIIYKKESKVPSVYYPEAVDEALCFGWIDSKANKRNAISYYQFFSKRKTKSKWSQVNKIKIEKLLADNLMAPAGLAIIEVAKQNGYWSALDEVEALLIPEDLQNALNNDKKALDNWNKFPRSAKRAILEWILNARRPETREKRITETVTLANKNLRANQSRP
- a CDS encoding DUF4268 domain-containing protein, producing MYTREQASQLRQAFWTAFGQYMTPVLSAEGLKANWINYNTGFKHLYFRMRADKKTASIAIEITHPDTEMQELIFEQFTFHKTLLEEIVGEEWQWDLHSTDENGRIISRIYQEISKVSVFNSDDWPTLISFFKPRIIALDAFWSDAQYAFEELR
- a CDS encoding DUF3179 domain-containing (seleno)protein; its protein translation is MKKLFYAGILGFLLFEIANVYFIMPMPGSQEMNSITLAYFLYSWRWLFRIIFAFLIIVGFRNAYKRSRIVSVLSLVILSGIVYAANFQMAADAMFLSPKTLRMSNADNNQVDLNRQVLGVERNGEAKAYPIQYLGYHHQVLDTIAQRPIMITYCTVCRTGRVFEPIVNGKAETFRLVGMDHFNAMFEDKTTKSWWRQVTGQAIAGKLTGQNLPEVKSSQLALNQWLELYPNSLIMQPDQDFTAEYDSLSNYETGKRKGKLTRRDTLSWQDKSWVVGVVSGQESKAYDWNTLLKERIIYDELNGQPIAVLVANDNKSFAALQRLTKNQKLILKGNTLQDPLNSYNLLGAALNPLVPSLPRLNAYQEYWHSWRTFHPNTKKYE
- a CDS encoding TIGR01777 family oxidoreductase; the protein is MAGKILITGGTGLIGTRLSEMLIDLGYEVAHLSRSSSKHSKYQTFKWDIDKNYIEEAALTYTDYIINLAGASVADGKWTDKRKQEIRDSRILSTNLLINQLQKTMHHVKGFISASAVGIYGNSGERLVAEESSYAENDFLADVCRDWENAANEATQLGIRTIIFRIGIVLSKEGGALPQLARPIKYLVGAPLGSGQQYISWIHLDDLCRLFIAAIEDHQFRGVYNAVAPHPITNEEFTRTLAEILHKPLSGLKVPAFGLKLMLGEMSETVLGGSRVSANKVLQTGFTFEYNYLDQALESLYVNEV
- a CDS encoding 6-pyruvoyl trahydropterin synthase family protein, whose product is MKITVCRKEHFNAAHRLNNPAWSPEMNQRVFGKCNNPNYHGHNYSLTVKLTGSINPDTGYVYDMKLLSDLIQTEILAKFDHHNLNLDTEEFKNLNPTAENIAIVIWNLLREKISAAYELSVTLFETDRNFVEYHG